A single window of Colletes latitarsis isolate SP2378_abdomen chromosome 11, iyColLati1, whole genome shotgun sequence DNA harbors:
- the Mesr6 gene encoding misexpression suppressor of ras 6: protein MSFSRKYFKRVPIYVVEDHNEVLPFIYRCLGSKHLPFEGNTFIHLDSHADMLIPKEMPAETVWDKNELFEEISIENWMLPAAYAGHFKHLIWVKPPWSNQMADGVTTFLIGKHKENGSIRLTCTEPYFVSEGLFAMADELENTREITLHVITIGSFIEDPGKRDDFTAISFALRQYLPERDTPYILDVDLDFFSTKNPFKTIYDRVNLYDKLTPLYTFQRPDSTEPEVLKEATTARNKQLKELERLFGHLEAHRSLQSYEGEKSARYEAVELIFRELTSVYKQSEIDWKLIHDAGCTRDDTDLPDHVTTRNDLDRLISGTFRSFLAALPATPTIVTIARSSEDEYCPPDDVDQIQFGVLEELRQRLGDVDVQLAFQDEEIF from the coding sequence ATGTCGTTCTCCAGGAAATATTTCAAGAGAGTCCCGATTTACGTGGTGGAGGATCACAACGAGGTTCTACCGTTTATTTACCGATGCCTGGGATCGAAGCATCTCCCGTTCGAGGGTAACACGTTCATACATTTGGACTCTCACGCCGACATGCTTATACCCAAAGAAATGCCGGCCGAGACAGTGTGGGACAAAAACGAATTATTCGAGGAAATTAGTATCGAGAATTGGATGCTCCCAGCGGCCTATGCTGGCCATTTCAAGCACCTGATCTGGGTGAAACCACCGTGGTCGAATCAGATGGCCGATGGAGTGACGACCTTCTTGATAGGCAAGCACAAGGAGAACGGTTCGATAAGACTCACCTGCACCGAGCCCTATTTCGTCAGCGAGGGCCTGTTCGCCATGGCGGACGAGCTGGAGAATACACGAGAGATCACGTTGCACGTGATCACCATCGGTAGTTTCATCGAGGATCCGGGGAAGAGGGACGATTTCACCGCGATCAGCTTCGCTTTGCGGCAGTATCTGCCCGAGAGAGACACCCCCTACATTCTGGACGTCGATCTCGACTTTTTCAGCACGAAGAATCCCTTCAAGACGATTTACGATCGAGTGAATCTCTACGACAAACTGACGCCATTGTACACGTTTCAACGGCCGGACTCCACGGAACCGGAAGTCCTCAAGGAGGCGACCACCGCCCGAAACAAGCAGCTCAAAGAGCTGGAGAGACTCTTCGGGCATTTGGAGGCGCATCGAAGCCTCCAGAGCTACGAGGGCGAGAAATCTGCGAGGTACGAGGCTGTGGAGCTGATCTTTCGCGAACTTACCAGCGTGTACAAGCAGTCGGAGATCGATTGGAAATTGATACACGACGCAGGCTGCACCAGAGACGACACCGACCTGCCGGATCACGTCACCACGCGAAACGACCTCGACCGTTTGATCAGCGGTACGTTCAGATCGTTCCTGGCCGCCCTGCCAGCCACCCCGACGATCGTCACGATCGCTAGATCCAGCGAGGACGAGTACTGCCCGCCGGACGACGTCGATCAAATACAGTTCGGAGTTCTCGAGGAGCTACGTCAACGTCTAGGAGACGTGGATGTTCAGCTAGCGTTCCAggacgaagaaatattttaa